The following proteins are co-located in the Paralichthys olivaceus isolate ysfri-2021 chromosome 2, ASM2471397v2, whole genome shotgun sequence genome:
- the LOC109635621 gene encoding rho GTPase-activating protein 40 isoform X1, translating to MCVFQLKEGCDSYENRFYNTTLTSSGCAGYLSSRPHFTRTIETPLCVGSRHLSPHAGPSSIPLLLSLHPSGLSPPADTSSPPLLLCLDPSPTEMSVEPWASPQDQAAAEHPHSTLPAQDQEQHPDKLCLDSFWSEVETIRQGSGYTDLDCTRRDSRQSEEGEQEEQWLADAGLSNLIGEDSGDVDNVVLLSTLTRTQAEAVQRRLDSYTLSLRKRNKSAPRDVRDIFNSQTLLPDSQHGEDLAQDSMASVAKTPLSAVTPEHQRGAPKEEFFITDVAYCEQAVIFLKQAKLPQNNSQRRKEDGTLPRVICPKCRLGVTRIQDLSHTDMKKVRQLALIDMTALCDLLELEVKRHKSGKRKIPESSLFGVQLATLLDSDQKVKPNTSTPLFLQALLSFLEKKGVDSEGILRVPGSQSRIKLLQQNLEANFYSGQVSWDEVSPNDAAALLKKFIRELPAPLLTAEYLNTFSAVRDITELKQKLHMLNLLILLLPEPNRNTLKALLEFLSKVVSREKRNRMNLWAVATIMAPNLFLHKAVPSRLTEGAEKGHAEKAADVMRLLIRYQDLLWTIPNFLMGQVRKLNENSNRRYQFYDRRIKNLLRKIHTDSREKPDKNTSEQSRTVKIQVGDLMSSTMEFQLNINSRTSDLLAQFHRQSLRSPENGKGKMRSRNGSVAYPDCALYEVGGNIGEHCLDPDTHLQDLYNNNPGGEWVIKLRPNASRGL from the exons atgtgtgtgtttcagctgaaAGAGGGGTGTGACTCttatgaaaacagattttataaTACTacactgacatctagtggatGTGCAGGGTACCTTTCTTCCAGGCCACATTTCACAAGAACAATAGAGACCCCCCTTTGCGTCGGCTCTCGCCATCTCTCTCCTCACGCCGGCccttcctccatccctctccttttgtctctccatccctctgggCTCTCCCCCCCGGCCGACACATCCTCTCCACCGCTCctcctgtgttt AGACCCCAGCCCCACCGAGATGAGTGTGGAGCCCTGGGCCAGCCCGCAGGACCAGGCAGCCGCTGAGCACCCACACAGCACGCTTCCCGCCCAGGACCAGGAGCAGCACCCCGACAAACTCTGCTTGGACTCCTTCTGGAGCGAGGTGGAGACCATCCGACAGGGGAGTGGCTACACGGACCTGGACTGCACCAGGAGAGACTCCAGACAGTCAGAAG aaggtgagcaggaggagcagtggTTGGCTGACGCTGGTTTGTCAAACCTCATCGGTGAGGACAGCGGAGATGTAGACAATGTTGTGTTGCTGTCCACTCTGACCCGCACGCAGGCCGAGGCCGTCCAGCGGCGACTGGACTCCTACACGCTGTCCCTCCGCAAGAGGAACAAATCAGCGCCCCGCGACGTTCGCGACATCTTCAACTCTCAG ACTCTTCTGCCCGACTCTCAGCACGGTGAAGACCTGGCACAAGACAGCATGGCTTCGGTTGCCAAAACACCACTTTCAG CTGTGACACCAGAGCACCAGCGAGGTGCCCCTAAAGAGGAATTCTTCATCACCGACGTGGCTTACTGCGAACAGGCCGTCATCTTCCTCAAACAGGCCAAACTGCCGCAGAACAACAGCCAACGCAGGAAGGAGGACGGGACCCTGCCT CGGGTGATCTGCCCCAAGTGCCGCCTCGGAGTGACTCGGATCCAAGATCTGTCCCACACCGACATGAAGAAGGTGCGTCAGCTGGCTCTCATCGACATGACGGCGCTGTGCGATCTCCTAGAGCTCGAGGTCAAAAGGCACAAATCGGGCAAGAGGAAAATCCCAG AGAGCTCTCTCTTCGGGGTGCAGTTGGCCACGCTGCTGGACAGCGATCAGAAAGTGAAGCCCAACACCTCGACGCCTCTCTTCCTGCAGGCG ttgtTGTCGTTTTTGGAGAAGAAAGGAGTGGACTCAGAGGGGATCCTTCGGGTTCCAGGGTCTCAGTCCAGAATCAAG ctgctgcagcagaaccTGGAGGCAAACTTCTACTCAGGTCAGGTGAGCTGGGACGAAGTGAGTCCAAACGATGCCGCCGCGCTCCTGAAGAAGTTCATCCGGGAGCTGCCCGCTCCTCTGCTCACCGCAGAGTACCTCAACACCTTCAGTGCAGTCCGAG ACATCACAGAACTGAAGCAAAAACTCCACATGTTGAACCtgctcatcctgctgctgcctgaGCCCAACAGGAACACACTGAAG GCCCTTCTAGAGTTCCTCAGTAAGGTGGTTTCCAGGGAGAAGAGGAACAGGATGAACCTGTGGGCCGTGGCGACCATCATGGCTCCCAACCTCTTCCTCCATAAGGCCGTCCCCAGCAGACTGACGGAGGGGGCAGAGAAGGGACATGCGGAGAAAGCAGCAGATGTCATGAGGCTCCTCATCCGCTACCAGGACCTGCTCTGGACG ATCCCGAACTTCCTCATGGGCCAGGTGCGTAAACTGAACGAGAACAGCAACCGACGTTACCAGTTTTACGACCGCCGCATCAAGAACCTGCTGAGGAAGATCCACACCGACAGCCGGGAAAAACCTGATAAAAACACCTCAGAG cAGAGTCGTACGGTGAAGATCCAGGTCGGGGATCTGATGAGCAGCACTATGGAGTTCCAGCTCAACATCAACTCACGAACCTCAGACCTGCTCGCACAGTTCCACCGCCAGTCCCTCCGCAGCCCGGAAAATGGGAAAGGCAAAATGCGAAG CAGAAACGGCTCGGTGGCGTATCCCGACTGCGCCCTGTACGAAGTGGGCGGGAACATCG gtgAGCACTGTCTGGACCCCGACACACACCTTCAGGATCTGTACAACAATAACCCAGGAGGGGAGTGGGTCATCAAGCTGAGACCCAACGCCAGCAGAGGGCTGTGA
- the LOC109635621 gene encoding rho GTPase-activating protein 40 isoform X5, which yields MCLCTEEVTGKNSLPGAGSCCFLQLAAAWGENSRMPWGRSRSAAALLLLSGRVIGRAKARDPSPTEMSVEPWASPQDQAAAEHPHSTLPAQDQEQHPDKLCLDSFWSEVETIRQGSGYTDLDCTRRDSRQSEEGEQEEQWLADAGLSNLIGEDSGDVDNVVLLSTLTRTQAEAVQRRLDSYTLSLRKRNKSAPRDVRDIFNSQTLLPDSQHGEDLAQDSMASVAKTPLSAVTPEHQRGAPKEEFFITDVAYCEQAVIFLKQAKLPQNNSQRRKEDGTLPRVICPKCRLGVTRIQDLSHTDMKKVRQLALIDMTALCDLLELEVKRHKSGKRKIPESSLFGVQLATLLDSDQKVKPNTSTPLFLQALLSFLEKKGVDSEGILRVPGSQSRIKLLQQNLEANFYSGQVSWDEVSPNDAAALLKKFIRELPAPLLTAEYLNTFSAVRDITELKQKLHMLNLLILLLPEPNRNTLKALLEFLSKVVSREKRNRMNLWAVATIMAPNLFLHKAVPSRLTEGAEKGHAEKAADVMRLLIRYQDLLWTIPNFLMGQVRKLNENSNRRYQFYDRRIKNLLRKIHTDSREKPDKNTSEQSRTVKIQVGDLMSSTMEFQLNINSRTSDLLAQFHRQSLRSPENGKGKMRSRNGSVAYPDCALYEVGGNIGEHCLDPDTHLQDLYNNNPGGEWVIKLRPNASRGL from the exons atgtgtttgtgcactgaAGAGGTTACAGGGAAAAACAGCTTGCCAGGGGCAGGCAGCTGCTGTTTCCTACAGCTCGCGGCAGCTTGGGGGGAAAACAGCAGGATGCCGTGGGGGAGAAGCCGCTCGGCGgcggcgctgctgctgctgtcgggCAGAGTCATCGGGCGCGCCAAGGCCAG AGACCCCAGCCCCACCGAGATGAGTGTGGAGCCCTGGGCCAGCCCGCAGGACCAGGCAGCCGCTGAGCACCCACACAGCACGCTTCCCGCCCAGGACCAGGAGCAGCACCCCGACAAACTCTGCTTGGACTCCTTCTGGAGCGAGGTGGAGACCATCCGACAGGGGAGTGGCTACACGGACCTGGACTGCACCAGGAGAGACTCCAGACAGTCAGAAG aaggtgagcaggaggagcagtggTTGGCTGACGCTGGTTTGTCAAACCTCATCGGTGAGGACAGCGGAGATGTAGACAATGTTGTGTTGCTGTCCACTCTGACCCGCACGCAGGCCGAGGCCGTCCAGCGGCGACTGGACTCCTACACGCTGTCCCTCCGCAAGAGGAACAAATCAGCGCCCCGCGACGTTCGCGACATCTTCAACTCTCAG ACTCTTCTGCCCGACTCTCAGCACGGTGAAGACCTGGCACAAGACAGCATGGCTTCGGTTGCCAAAACACCACTTTCAG CTGTGACACCAGAGCACCAGCGAGGTGCCCCTAAAGAGGAATTCTTCATCACCGACGTGGCTTACTGCGAACAGGCCGTCATCTTCCTCAAACAGGCCAAACTGCCGCAGAACAACAGCCAACGCAGGAAGGAGGACGGGACCCTGCCT CGGGTGATCTGCCCCAAGTGCCGCCTCGGAGTGACTCGGATCCAAGATCTGTCCCACACCGACATGAAGAAGGTGCGTCAGCTGGCTCTCATCGACATGACGGCGCTGTGCGATCTCCTAGAGCTCGAGGTCAAAAGGCACAAATCGGGCAAGAGGAAAATCCCAG AGAGCTCTCTCTTCGGGGTGCAGTTGGCCACGCTGCTGGACAGCGATCAGAAAGTGAAGCCCAACACCTCGACGCCTCTCTTCCTGCAGGCG ttgtTGTCGTTTTTGGAGAAGAAAGGAGTGGACTCAGAGGGGATCCTTCGGGTTCCAGGGTCTCAGTCCAGAATCAAG ctgctgcagcagaaccTGGAGGCAAACTTCTACTCAGGTCAGGTGAGCTGGGACGAAGTGAGTCCAAACGATGCCGCCGCGCTCCTGAAGAAGTTCATCCGGGAGCTGCCCGCTCCTCTGCTCACCGCAGAGTACCTCAACACCTTCAGTGCAGTCCGAG ACATCACAGAACTGAAGCAAAAACTCCACATGTTGAACCtgctcatcctgctgctgcctgaGCCCAACAGGAACACACTGAAG GCCCTTCTAGAGTTCCTCAGTAAGGTGGTTTCCAGGGAGAAGAGGAACAGGATGAACCTGTGGGCCGTGGCGACCATCATGGCTCCCAACCTCTTCCTCCATAAGGCCGTCCCCAGCAGACTGACGGAGGGGGCAGAGAAGGGACATGCGGAGAAAGCAGCAGATGTCATGAGGCTCCTCATCCGCTACCAGGACCTGCTCTGGACG ATCCCGAACTTCCTCATGGGCCAGGTGCGTAAACTGAACGAGAACAGCAACCGACGTTACCAGTTTTACGACCGCCGCATCAAGAACCTGCTGAGGAAGATCCACACCGACAGCCGGGAAAAACCTGATAAAAACACCTCAGAG cAGAGTCGTACGGTGAAGATCCAGGTCGGGGATCTGATGAGCAGCACTATGGAGTTCCAGCTCAACATCAACTCACGAACCTCAGACCTGCTCGCACAGTTCCACCGCCAGTCCCTCCGCAGCCCGGAAAATGGGAAAGGCAAAATGCGAAG CAGAAACGGCTCGGTGGCGTATCCCGACTGCGCCCTGTACGAAGTGGGCGGGAACATCG gtgAGCACTGTCTGGACCCCGACACACACCTTCAGGATCTGTACAACAATAACCCAGGAGGGGAGTGGGTCATCAAGCTGAGACCCAACGCCAGCAGAGGGCTGTGA
- the LOC109635621 gene encoding rho GTPase-activating protein 40 isoform X8, protein MSVEPWASPQDQAAAEHPHSTLPAQDQEQHPDKLCLDSFWSEVETIRQGSGYTDLDCTRRDSRQSEEGEQEEQWLADAGLSNLIGEDSGDVDNVVLLSTLTRTQAEAVQRRLDSYTLSLRKRNKSAPRDVRDIFNSQTLLPDSQHGEDLAQDSMASVAKTPLSAVTPEHQRGAPKEEFFITDVAYCEQAVIFLKQAKLPQNNSQRRKEDGTLPRVICPKCRLGVTRIQDLSHTDMKKVRQLALIDMTALCDLLELEVKRHKSGKRKIPESSLFGVQLATLLDSDQKVKPNTSTPLFLQALLSFLEKKGVDSEGILRVPGSQSRIKLLQQNLEANFYSGQVSWDEVSPNDAAALLKKFIRELPAPLLTAEYLNTFSAVRDITELKQKLHMLNLLILLLPEPNRNTLKALLEFLSKVVSREKRNRMNLWAVATIMAPNLFLHKAVPSRLTEGAEKGHAEKAADVMRLLIRYQDLLWTIPNFLMGQVRKLNENSNRRYQFYDRRIKNLLRKIHTDSREKPDKNTSEQSRTVKIQVGDLMSSTMEFQLNINSRTSDLLAQFHRQSLRSPENGKGKMRSRNGSVAYPDCALYEVGGNIGEHCLDPDTHLQDLYNNNPGGEWVIKLRPNASRGL, encoded by the exons ATGAGTGTGGAGCCCTGGGCCAGCCCGCAGGACCAGGCAGCCGCTGAGCACCCACACAGCACGCTTCCCGCCCAGGACCAGGAGCAGCACCCCGACAAACTCTGCTTGGACTCCTTCTGGAGCGAGGTGGAGACCATCCGACAGGGGAGTGGCTACACGGACCTGGACTGCACCAGGAGAGACTCCAGACAGTCAGAAG aaggtgagcaggaggagcagtggTTGGCTGACGCTGGTTTGTCAAACCTCATCGGTGAGGACAGCGGAGATGTAGACAATGTTGTGTTGCTGTCCACTCTGACCCGCACGCAGGCCGAGGCCGTCCAGCGGCGACTGGACTCCTACACGCTGTCCCTCCGCAAGAGGAACAAATCAGCGCCCCGCGACGTTCGCGACATCTTCAACTCTCAG ACTCTTCTGCCCGACTCTCAGCACGGTGAAGACCTGGCACAAGACAGCATGGCTTCGGTTGCCAAAACACCACTTTCAG CTGTGACACCAGAGCACCAGCGAGGTGCCCCTAAAGAGGAATTCTTCATCACCGACGTGGCTTACTGCGAACAGGCCGTCATCTTCCTCAAACAGGCCAAACTGCCGCAGAACAACAGCCAACGCAGGAAGGAGGACGGGACCCTGCCT CGGGTGATCTGCCCCAAGTGCCGCCTCGGAGTGACTCGGATCCAAGATCTGTCCCACACCGACATGAAGAAGGTGCGTCAGCTGGCTCTCATCGACATGACGGCGCTGTGCGATCTCCTAGAGCTCGAGGTCAAAAGGCACAAATCGGGCAAGAGGAAAATCCCAG AGAGCTCTCTCTTCGGGGTGCAGTTGGCCACGCTGCTGGACAGCGATCAGAAAGTGAAGCCCAACACCTCGACGCCTCTCTTCCTGCAGGCG ttgtTGTCGTTTTTGGAGAAGAAAGGAGTGGACTCAGAGGGGATCCTTCGGGTTCCAGGGTCTCAGTCCAGAATCAAG ctgctgcagcagaaccTGGAGGCAAACTTCTACTCAGGTCAGGTGAGCTGGGACGAAGTGAGTCCAAACGATGCCGCCGCGCTCCTGAAGAAGTTCATCCGGGAGCTGCCCGCTCCTCTGCTCACCGCAGAGTACCTCAACACCTTCAGTGCAGTCCGAG ACATCACAGAACTGAAGCAAAAACTCCACATGTTGAACCtgctcatcctgctgctgcctgaGCCCAACAGGAACACACTGAAG GCCCTTCTAGAGTTCCTCAGTAAGGTGGTTTCCAGGGAGAAGAGGAACAGGATGAACCTGTGGGCCGTGGCGACCATCATGGCTCCCAACCTCTTCCTCCATAAGGCCGTCCCCAGCAGACTGACGGAGGGGGCAGAGAAGGGACATGCGGAGAAAGCAGCAGATGTCATGAGGCTCCTCATCCGCTACCAGGACCTGCTCTGGACG ATCCCGAACTTCCTCATGGGCCAGGTGCGTAAACTGAACGAGAACAGCAACCGACGTTACCAGTTTTACGACCGCCGCATCAAGAACCTGCTGAGGAAGATCCACACCGACAGCCGGGAAAAACCTGATAAAAACACCTCAGAG cAGAGTCGTACGGTGAAGATCCAGGTCGGGGATCTGATGAGCAGCACTATGGAGTTCCAGCTCAACATCAACTCACGAACCTCAGACCTGCTCGCACAGTTCCACCGCCAGTCCCTCCGCAGCCCGGAAAATGGGAAAGGCAAAATGCGAAG CAGAAACGGCTCGGTGGCGTATCCCGACTGCGCCCTGTACGAAGTGGGCGGGAACATCG gtgAGCACTGTCTGGACCCCGACACACACCTTCAGGATCTGTACAACAATAACCCAGGAGGGGAGTGGGTCATCAAGCTGAGACCCAACGCCAGCAGAGGGCTGTGA
- the LOC109635621 gene encoding rho GTPase-activating protein 40 isoform X2 — translation MCVFQLKEGCDSYENRFYNTTLTSSGCAGYLSSRPHFTRTIETPLCVGSRHLSPHAGPSSIPLLLSLHPSGLSPPADTSSPPLLLCLDPSPTEMSVEPWASPQDQAAAEHPHSTLPAQDQEQHPDKLCLDSFWSEVETIRQGSGYTDLDCTRRDSRQSEEGEQEEQWLADAGLSNLIGEDSGDVDNVVLLSTLTRTQAEAVQRRLDSYTLSLRKRNKSAPRDVRDIFNSQTLLPDSQHGEDLAQDSMASVAKTPLSAVTPEHQRGAPKEEFFITDVAYCEQAVIFLKQAKLPQNNSQRRKEDGTLPRVICPKCRLGVTRIQDLSHTDMKKVRQLALIDMTALCDLLELEVKRHKSGKRKIPESSLFGVQLATLLDSDQKVKPNTSTPLFLQALLSFLEKKGVDSEGILRVPGSQSRIKLLQQNLEANFYSGQVSWDEVSPNDAAALLKKFIRELPAPLLTAEYLNTFSAVRDITELKQKLHMLNLLILLLPEPNRNTLKALLEFLSKVVSREKRNRMNLWAVATIMAPNLFLHKAVPSRLTEGAEKGHAEKAADVMRLLIRYQDLLWTIPNFLMGQVRKLNENSNRRYQFYDRRIKNLLRKIHTDSREKPDKNTSEQSRTVKIQVGDLMSSTMEFQLNINSRTSDLLAQFHRQSLRSPENGKGKMRRNGSVAYPDCALYEVGGNIGEHCLDPDTHLQDLYNNNPGGEWVIKLRPNASRGL, via the exons atgtgtgtgtttcagctgaaAGAGGGGTGTGACTCttatgaaaacagattttataaTACTacactgacatctagtggatGTGCAGGGTACCTTTCTTCCAGGCCACATTTCACAAGAACAATAGAGACCCCCCTTTGCGTCGGCTCTCGCCATCTCTCTCCTCACGCCGGCccttcctccatccctctccttttgtctctccatccctctgggCTCTCCCCCCCGGCCGACACATCCTCTCCACCGCTCctcctgtgttt AGACCCCAGCCCCACCGAGATGAGTGTGGAGCCCTGGGCCAGCCCGCAGGACCAGGCAGCCGCTGAGCACCCACACAGCACGCTTCCCGCCCAGGACCAGGAGCAGCACCCCGACAAACTCTGCTTGGACTCCTTCTGGAGCGAGGTGGAGACCATCCGACAGGGGAGTGGCTACACGGACCTGGACTGCACCAGGAGAGACTCCAGACAGTCAGAAG aaggtgagcaggaggagcagtggTTGGCTGACGCTGGTTTGTCAAACCTCATCGGTGAGGACAGCGGAGATGTAGACAATGTTGTGTTGCTGTCCACTCTGACCCGCACGCAGGCCGAGGCCGTCCAGCGGCGACTGGACTCCTACACGCTGTCCCTCCGCAAGAGGAACAAATCAGCGCCCCGCGACGTTCGCGACATCTTCAACTCTCAG ACTCTTCTGCCCGACTCTCAGCACGGTGAAGACCTGGCACAAGACAGCATGGCTTCGGTTGCCAAAACACCACTTTCAG CTGTGACACCAGAGCACCAGCGAGGTGCCCCTAAAGAGGAATTCTTCATCACCGACGTGGCTTACTGCGAACAGGCCGTCATCTTCCTCAAACAGGCCAAACTGCCGCAGAACAACAGCCAACGCAGGAAGGAGGACGGGACCCTGCCT CGGGTGATCTGCCCCAAGTGCCGCCTCGGAGTGACTCGGATCCAAGATCTGTCCCACACCGACATGAAGAAGGTGCGTCAGCTGGCTCTCATCGACATGACGGCGCTGTGCGATCTCCTAGAGCTCGAGGTCAAAAGGCACAAATCGGGCAAGAGGAAAATCCCAG AGAGCTCTCTCTTCGGGGTGCAGTTGGCCACGCTGCTGGACAGCGATCAGAAAGTGAAGCCCAACACCTCGACGCCTCTCTTCCTGCAGGCG ttgtTGTCGTTTTTGGAGAAGAAAGGAGTGGACTCAGAGGGGATCCTTCGGGTTCCAGGGTCTCAGTCCAGAATCAAG ctgctgcagcagaaccTGGAGGCAAACTTCTACTCAGGTCAGGTGAGCTGGGACGAAGTGAGTCCAAACGATGCCGCCGCGCTCCTGAAGAAGTTCATCCGGGAGCTGCCCGCTCCTCTGCTCACCGCAGAGTACCTCAACACCTTCAGTGCAGTCCGAG ACATCACAGAACTGAAGCAAAAACTCCACATGTTGAACCtgctcatcctgctgctgcctgaGCCCAACAGGAACACACTGAAG GCCCTTCTAGAGTTCCTCAGTAAGGTGGTTTCCAGGGAGAAGAGGAACAGGATGAACCTGTGGGCCGTGGCGACCATCATGGCTCCCAACCTCTTCCTCCATAAGGCCGTCCCCAGCAGACTGACGGAGGGGGCAGAGAAGGGACATGCGGAGAAAGCAGCAGATGTCATGAGGCTCCTCATCCGCTACCAGGACCTGCTCTGGACG ATCCCGAACTTCCTCATGGGCCAGGTGCGTAAACTGAACGAGAACAGCAACCGACGTTACCAGTTTTACGACCGCCGCATCAAGAACCTGCTGAGGAAGATCCACACCGACAGCCGGGAAAAACCTGATAAAAACACCTCAGAG cAGAGTCGTACGGTGAAGATCCAGGTCGGGGATCTGATGAGCAGCACTATGGAGTTCCAGCTCAACATCAACTCACGAACCTCAGACCTGCTCGCACAGTTCCACCGCCAGTCCCTCCGCAGCCCGGAAAATGGGAAAGGCAAAATGCGAAG AAACGGCTCGGTGGCGTATCCCGACTGCGCCCTGTACGAAGTGGGCGGGAACATCG gtgAGCACTGTCTGGACCCCGACACACACCTTCAGGATCTGTACAACAATAACCCAGGAGGGGAGTGGGTCATCAAGCTGAGACCCAACGCCAGCAGAGGGCTGTGA